One Ensifer adhaerens genomic window, ATTCATCGCTCGATCCACGTCAGCGGGTGATCGACATCATCGGCGAACCGCTCAGGTCGCTGCGCATCCCCGTCGATCGCACCCGGGCGGTCGCAGATGCGCTTGAAGCCGTCGGCCTGCCGCTCGACGCAATGCGCCGCTATCCACACGAGTTCTCGGGCGGCCAGCGCCAGCGCATCGCCATCGCCCGCGCAATCGTCGCCCGTCCCCAGATCGTACTGGCGGACGAGGCGGTCAGCGCACTCGATCTTTCGACCCGCATCCGCATCGTCGAACTTTTCAAGACGCTTGCGGAAAAGCTGACGCTGGTTTTCGTCTCCCACGACCTCGGCGTCGTTGCCGCTCTTTGCGAGGAAATGATCATCCTGGAGCGCGGCAAAGTGGTCGAAAGCGGCAAGACCCGCGACATTCTGACCGCCCCCAGGCATCCCTATACCCAGCGGCTGCTTGCCAGCATTCCGCGCATGCCTGCCTGACAAGGGTTTGGCACTACGATCGCGTGCCGAGGCGAATCCGCCTTTGTCCCCAAAGACTTGCTGATTCATGGCTGCATTGATCCAGGACAACCCCTGAGACACTCGTCTTGAGCATAGTGCCGCCGGCCGCGGACAAGTCGCGGCCGAACGCCTGACCGGCGATGTTCAACTTCTTCTGGGGGTCCGGAAACCATGCCTACTCGCGCCATCTTGCCATCTGCCATCTTCCTCGTCGCACTCGCGGCGCCGCTCGCGATCGCGACGGCGGCAGATCTCTCCGAGCCGAGCGCGATCGCGGCACCGGAAATGCCTCTCGCCAGCGAGCCGGGCCCATGGATGATCCGTGCTCGCGCGCTGGCCGTGCTGCCCGACGACAAAGCCTCGCTCTCCCTGAACGGCGTAGCACTCGACGG contains:
- a CDS encoding ABC transporter ATP-binding protein, which produces MMMLDLQNVSFGYSRQQTTLSDVSLSVRPGVSVGLVGESGSGKTTLLRLMLGLIRPTGGTIRFGDDVLDPGNGAFMRRYRSAVQPVFQDPYSSLDPRQRVIDIIGEPLRSLRIPVDRTRAVADALEAVGLPLDAMRRYPHEFSGGQRQRIAIARAIVARPQIVLADEAVSALDLSTRIRIVELFKTLAEKLTLVFVSHDLGVVAALCEEMIILERGKVVESGKTRDILTAPRHPYTQRLLASIPRMPA